From a single Rutidosis leptorrhynchoides isolate AG116_Rl617_1_P2 chromosome 5, CSIRO_AGI_Rlap_v1, whole genome shotgun sequence genomic region:
- the LOC139849542 gene encoding uncharacterized protein: MSSTSSSNEGYSMQVLDIINSEALESENEAESSNTRHYIDREHEAAHVRLITDYFVEAYGDTPDLFDEYLQMSEQTCRESLMNFCKCIIDLSKVEYMLEPTTDDIKQLYEAHEDIHGLPGMMGSIDCIHWAWEKCPVAWKGQFTRGDHKVPTIMLEVLASYDKWIWHAFFGVAGSNNDLNLLNASNLFNSMLNEEIEDIPFTVNGVEYKKGYYLVDGIYPRWASFVKAFSSANDDKCKYFSKKQVAARKDVERTFGILQGRWHILQQPAKAYSINVMKQMMYTCIILHNRIVEDNGFTLTENDWVYEPVRNMQTTWIERCETYKRRTKELRDREMHESL, encoded by the exons ATGTCTTCAACATCATCGTCTAATGAAGGGTATTCGATGCAAGTGCTCGATATAATAAACAGCGAGGCGTTAGAAAGTGAAAATGAGGCGGAAAGTTCAAACACACGTCATTACATAGACCGTGAACATGAAGCCGCACATGTACGTCTTATTACCGACTATTTTGTTGAAG CTTATGGTGATACACCTGATCTTTTTGACGAGTATTTGCAAATGTCAGAACAAACATGTCGTGAATCGCTAATGAACTTCTGTAAGTGTATTATTGATTTATCTAaagttgaatatatgttagagcCTACCACGGATGATATCAAACAATTGTATGAAGCTCATGAAGATATTCACGGTTTACCTGGAATGATGGGAAGCATAGATTGTATACATTGGGCATGGGAAAAATGTCCCGTTGCATGGAAAGGTCAATTTACTCGAGGTGATCACAAAGTTCCAACTATTATGCTAGAAGTCTTAGCCTCATATGATAAATGGATTTGGCATGCTTTCTTTGGGGTTGCGGGTTCAAACAATGACTTAAACCTCTTGAACGCTAGTAATCTCTTCAACTCAATGCTTAATGAAGAAATAGAAGACATTCCTTTTACTGTAAATGGGGTTGAGTACAAAAAGGGATATTATCTAGTCGACGGTATATATCCCAGGTGGGCATCATTTGTTAAGGCATTTTCAAGTGCAAATGATGATAAATGTAAGTACTTTTCGAAGAAACAAGTAGCGGCACGCAAGGATGTTGAGAGGACTTTTGGTATTTTACAAGGGCGTTGGCATATACTACAACAACCAGCAAAGGCATATAGCATCAATGTTATGAAACAAATGATGTATACGTGCATTATCTTACACAATAGAATCGTTGAAGATAATGGTTTTACTCTAACCGAAAATGATTGGGTTTACGAACCCGTTCGTAATATGCAAACAACTTGGATTGAGAGGTGCGAAACTTACAAGAGGAGGACTAAAGAATTACGAGATAGGGAAATGCATGAGAGCCTATGA